In Halapricum desulfuricans, a single window of DNA contains:
- a CDS encoding Sjogren's syndrome/scleroderma autoantigen 1 family protein: protein MSDFDEEAERERLREQYEREEERREATERMSELLLKGATMTNVHCETCGDPIFRYEGQLFCPTCEEVVDENGTKVGDSADADESGAESESESEAEPAEPEPESTVESGSEAESEPATASGEDVPDTDSAEAADETSPRESELPERREQPGVPDRDRSPGEELRRPDPPARREEFEREASDERDDLQQAKASLRRSLLRFAREAERADDPRRARESLEAAGEAADALVTVSELR from the coding sequence ATGAGCGACTTCGACGAGGAAGCCGAACGCGAACGGCTGCGCGAGCAGTACGAGCGCGAGGAGGAGCGACGCGAGGCGACCGAGCGCATGAGTGAACTCCTGTTGAAGGGCGCGACGATGACGAACGTCCACTGTGAGACGTGCGGCGACCCGATCTTCCGCTACGAGGGCCAGCTGTTCTGCCCGACCTGCGAGGAAGTCGTCGACGAGAACGGCACGAAAGTCGGCGACAGCGCCGACGCGGACGAGTCGGGGGCCGAATCGGAGTCGGAGTCCGAGGCGGAGCCGGCCGAGCCCGAACCCGAATCGACTGTCGAGTCCGGGTCGGAAGCCGAGTCTGAACCGGCGACTGCGTCGGGGGAGGATGTTCCGGACACCGACAGCGCGGAGGCCGCGGACGAGACTTCGCCCCGGGAGTCGGAGTTGCCCGAGCGCCGCGAACAGCCGGGCGTCCCCGACCGCGACCGGAGTCCCGGCGAGGAGCTGCGCCGTCCGGATCCGCCGGCTCGTCGCGAGGAGTTCGAACGCGAGGCGAGCGACGAGCGCGACGACCTCCAGCAGGCGAAAGCGTCGCTGCGCCGGAGCCTCCTTCGGTTTGCCCGCGAGGCCGAGCGCGCCGACGACCCGCGACGCGCCCGCGAGTCGCTGGAGGCCGCCGGCGAGGCCGCCGACGCGCTGGTCACTGTCTCCGAACTGCGGTGA